A stretch of Ananas comosus cultivar F153 unplaced genomic scaffold, ASM154086v1, whole genome shotgun sequence DNA encodes these proteins:
- the LOC109704367 gene encoding uncharacterized protein LOC109704367 yields MSPRRYTCRLVLAPPSEVPEQAGPPEVPESARPSEVQELRAQVTALAGQFGRLQELMERQMAAAAPTTTGGRDPPALSVRVPEAAEGEGIAAVPVAPRPPPASVLPAASGSATPDAAVEKVERERSLTALIRFKKFNPPIFEGEKMEPSMVESWINSMETLFKDLYTVEKDEVYLAAHCLEKSAKVWWKRVKRDQPSDFLPMLWEEFKRVMFANYFPDTLTTFVEVFDRALWAEHGNAHVQEERELMAESRNKGKKRPGGGSGGQSGFKKPPKHPRAQSEGREVQRCVICSGDHRATRCEQRQGRCYECGQAGHIARGCPRKALPAPSVASAPATPGPYGGAPPTAVSAGRAMVPRQPEPTRSAPSSRVFAAQVEEPAEVEARDVMVGMV; encoded by the exons atgtccccaagacgctacacgTGCAGATTGGTTCTAGCACCGCCTTCCGAGGTGCCAGAGCAGGCTGGACCTCCTGAGGTGCCAGAGTCAGCTAGGCCTAGCGAGGTGCAGGAGTTACGAGCACAAGTGACCGCACTAGCTGGTCAGTTTGGGCGGCTCCAGGAGCTAATGGAGCGGCAAATGGCAGCGGCGGCTCCAACGACGACTGGAGGTCGTGACCCACCCGCACTCTCGGTGCGCGTGCCCGAagcagctgagggtgagggcatagcggcggttccggtggcgcCGCGTCCCCCGCCGGCAAGTGTTCTTCCGGCGGCTTCGGGTTCGGCAACACCCGATGCGGCGGTCGAGAAAGTGGAGCGGGAGCGTTCATTGACGGCTCTTATCCGGTTCAAGAAGTTTAATCCACCTATCTTTGAAGGGGAGAAGATGGAGCCGTCgatggtggagtcgtggatcaactcaatggagacgctctttAAAGACTTGTACACCGTAGAGAAGGACGAGGTGTATCTCGCCGCTCATTGCCTTGAGAAGTCGGCGAAGGTATGGTGGAAGCGGGTGAAGCGAGATCAGCCTTCTGACTTTCTACCTATGctatgggaggagtttaagagggtgatgttcgccaactatttccccgacacG CTCACGACGTTTGTAGAGGTTTTCGATCGAGCATTATGGGCGGAGCATGGCAATGCCCACGTGCAAGAGGAGCGTGAGTTGATGGCCGAGTCGAGGAATAAGGGGAAGAAGCGACCAGGTGGTGGTTCGGGGGGTCAATCGGGTttcaagaagcccccgaagcaTCCGCGAGCGCAGTCTGAGGGCCGTGAAGTGCAACGGTGTGTTATTTGTAGTGGAGACCACCGAGCGACGCGTTGCGAGCAACGCCAGGGGAGGTGTTATGAATGCGGCCAGGCGGGACACATAGCCCGTGGTTGCCCGAGGAAGGCCTTGCCTGCCCCATCTGTCGCATCGGCACCAGCAACGCCAGGGCcttatggaggagctccacctacTGCCGTGTCTGCCGGACGCGCTATGGTGCCGCGTCAGCCTGAGCCGACCCGGTCTGCTCCGAGTAGCCGGGTGTTTGCCGCGCAAGTCGAGGAACCTGCCGAGGTTGAGGCGCGCGACGTCATGGTAGGTATGGTTTAG